A stretch of DNA from Williamwhitmania taraxaci:
TTTTACAAGAACCTGATGAGTTTAAAAATAAAGTTTTATCTTTGAAATATATTAATCAAACAAGTTGTCATAAACAATCTTGTGAAACTTGACAATAATCAGTTAACCCAAGTTGCATTTGTGAGTTGAATCTTGCAATCTAATAAAGTTATTTAGTTGATTTTACTATCCCTGGTCTTCTTCCAAATTTTCATGGTTGTCACCACCTAAACTGTAGTAGTTGTTCTCTTCATCTTCACTACCAATGTCTTCCTGAATATCATCGAGTTCGGAACCTGGAATGTCAAGGTCGTTTTCATTAGATTTATTATCCAGTTCTTGTCGTCTTAATTCATTGGTGCTGTTTGATGACTTTGTTTTAGAAATGTCTTCGGGGTTTATGCCCTCTTCTTGCTGAGATTTTTCATAAATATCTTCGCTTTCAGGATATAGGGGATAACCTTGCGGATTATCTTTCTTTTTCTTGCCAGTCTGATTTTCGGTCGGATTCAACTTATTTATTTTCTCTTTCATCTTCGTTCTTTATTAATTTCAGAAAAGTCAAAATTAAGCGGTATAGGGTGACAAAATGTTACAGCATTTTTTAAATGAATTACATAAATCACACGTCAGAATTCCTGTTTTTTGTCTCGTAAAATTCAGCAGTGTTAAGTATTCGGAGTTCGCTAGACATCAAATCATATTTTTAATCTCTTTGTTTTTTTGTTGGAATAATAAAGAGTGGTAAAGTCGAATGTTTAAGTACACTTTCTGCAACGCTTCCCATAACTATATTTTCTAGCCATTTTCGGCTATGTGTACCCAGAACAATAACATCGGCATTCGTATCTTTTGCCGTTTTTAAAATGCAATCAGATGTATCACCCTCTTTAACTATGGTTCGAATTGATTCGTCTCGAAGATCCTTTTTCAATTGATCAAGAAAAAGTTTAGATGTTGCTTTTAATTCATCTTCATTTTTTAAAAGAGGAGCTATTTCATGGTATGAAGCATAATACAGCACCGGTTTTGAAATTACATGTAGTAAAGTAATTTTGGCATTCATGGTTTTAGACAAAAAGCCCCCTTTATCTGCAACTATCTTAGCGGTAGGATCATAATCTAAAGCAATCAGTACATTTTTCATTTTGTTTTGTTTTAAAAGTTGATGTATCTATTGAGGCTAAGTTAGTTTGGATAGGAACGGGAAGTGTTACAGAATTCAGGTAAAAGATTACATTTTTCACACATTTTCTGAATTTATACTATTTCATCTGGTGCATCGGCAACTCCTTCCTTTGGCAGGACATCCGGTAAATCAAGACGGGCCACTCCAATGCGGTTGTCTGCCATTCCATAATAAATATCGAATCGATCGGGTAAGCCAAGATCGATCCGTTGATCAATACCGGTAGGAAATACAACATTGGCGATGATACCAACGCGCTCCTGCTTCAGCTTTGGCTTTAAAACCGGTTCTATCGAACGATAATGGATATGTTGTGGATGATCCTTGGATAGAATCATCACACCGGCTGAATAACGAAACTTATCATTACAATTTACCGGATGCTCAATTTCACTGACTCCGTGGTAAAGGATCAGCCAGCCATGCCGGGTAAGAATGGGTGGAGTTCCGCCCCCTATTTTGAGTCGTTCCCATGGAGACACGGGACTTGCAAGTC
This window harbors:
- a CDS encoding universal stress protein gives rise to the protein MKNVLIALDYDPTAKIVADKGGFLSKTMNAKITLLHVISKPVLYYASYHEIAPLLKNEDELKATSKLFLDQLKKDLRDESIRTIVKEGDTSDCILKTAKDTNADVIVLGTHSRKWLENIVMGSVAESVLKHSTLPLFIIPTKKQRD